A segment of the Caviibacter abscessus genome:
TACAAGGTGAAATAGAACGTATTCTTTTAACTGTTTTTAATGAAAAAATTAATTTAATTTCATCAGGGCGAACAGATACTAATGTTCATGCAATAGAACAAGTATCTAATTTTTCTATATCTAAAAATATACCCTTATCTGCAATAAAAACACAACTTAACAAATCGCTTTATGGAAAAATTAAAATAAACGAGATTGAGTATTGTAATAATTTCAATTCAAGATTTGATGCAAAGTCAAGAACATATGTATATTATTTAAAATATGAGGAAAATATAAGTCCATTTGAAGCTAATTATATTACATCAATAAAAACTAATATAGATATAGAAAAAGTAAATGAAAAATTGTCTCTTTTTATTGGGGAACATGATTTTTTAATGTTTTCAAAAAAGGATAAAGAAAGTAAAAACACTGTTAGAACAATATATGGTGCTTATATTAAACAAGTTAATGACAATTTTGTTATTAACATAAAAGGGAACAGTTTTTTAAGATCAATGGTAAGAATGATAACAGCTTCTTGTTTATATGAAACTAAACAAGAAATCATTGATAAACTAAATCTTAAATCAAATAAAAAGTTTAAGAAAATATTACAACCTAATGGTTTGTATTTAAAAGAGGTTTCTTATGATTAAATTATTAGATGCAAAAAAAGACCGTGATGTTCTTTATAGGATATATAAATATGAAAATGAAGTTTTTGGAGAATCTGGTGTTGGCAGATATAATATAAGCCCTTTTACTAAATATGGGAAAACTTTTGCAATTTATAACGATGTAGATATTATTAGTGTGGTAGAAATAATATTTTCAAAAAATCATGACATGGCATATATATATGGTGTATCAACAAATGAAAAGTATAGATTTAAAGGATATGCTACAAAACTTCTTAATTTTGCTATTAATAATTTAAAAAATGATAATATAAA
Coding sequences within it:
- the truA gene encoding tRNA pseudouridine(38-40) synthase TruA, which encodes MDIKIKYSYDGSKFYGLQRQKDKITVQGEIERILLTVFNEKINLISSGRTDTNVHAIEQVSNFSISKNIPLSAIKTQLNKSLYGKIKINEIEYCNNFNSRFDAKSRTYVYYLKYEENISPFEANYITSIKTNIDIEKVNEKLSLFIGEHDFLMFSKKDKESKNTVRTIYGAYIKQVNDNFVINIKGNSFLRSMVRMITASCLYETKQEIIDKLNLKSNKKFKKILQPNGLYLKEVSYD
- a CDS encoding GNAT family N-acetyltransferase, producing MIKLLDAKKDRDVLYRIYKYENEVFGESGVGRYNISPFTKYGKTFAIYNDVDIISVVEIIFSKNHDMAYIYGVSTNEKYRFKGYATKLLNFAINNLKNDNIKYVELTVETKNEIANKLYAKMGFKNIECLENEYFDDNPRYLLRKEL